A genomic segment from Thermotoga neapolitana DSM 4359 encodes:
- a CDS encoding AAA family ATPase: protein MRPERLVAKNFLGLKSVDINFEKGITIIEGPNGAGKSSIFEAISFALFGEGIRYGRNVYDYVNTESPERRAQLIFRFERGGKRYEVLREIESGVRKKHSAVLVEVLEEGKKARQAVKVDDVRKKIEEILGVDSRTFTKTIFLPQGKIDELLKSTPGEISRIISDVFLDEDILKRLEDTLNKKMNELNQETSGYERLLSEIISYLDRYRLEDLKKKLSDLLSEKKRLLDEEEKLRGEEKRLSYLVERYREIVEKKERLKKLLQEKTRLEEEVKQERKIKKAKELKPIFEELRIRESNLKRISDEINRYVERLRKLQTERENASKRLLLYEEDLSRKKEQAEKLRRGLEEAEEILERSRPILEKMIRTLESIRQAEEEVEKLHKDLEEKKRELLRIEGIVEEKKTVLEETKKSLAELKKNHLAWLVYQIASQLNDGDTCPVCGGEYHGKAKAVDFDREQFEEMEKRKSSLESEIVILEERKKNLSSAIEETKESLMIREKDLSELRKEKEKMEEDLNRLGYREGMERTLKERRRAVEELEKECRILSEKIISERTKIEQFDDQIRNIMDEMKAKRRELEDSKAELSHLKEDFMKRLEDAGLSVEEFRTLVNEEPKNAEDRLKAVETEIRLLEEDIEKEKDLSPEILEEHKKILDHLEKIKEKLSELNREEGSIRHILEEVKAKEEKRKELESKLLELKKRLEDFGLLKRLLFRKDEFYSYFTEKVLEAVLKRTNSYLEVLTNGRFEIDFVSGKGFVIYDRGTERMASGLSGGESSLIAISLAMSLAEVASGRLDAFFIDEGFSSLDTENKAKVASVLKELKKLNKVIVLITHDREFSNAFERKLRIEEGVVVSNE from the coding sequence ATGAGACCTGAAAGGCTTGTGGCCAAAAATTTTCTCGGTTTGAAAAGCGTGGATATAAACTTCGAAAAGGGTATCACGATCATAGAGGGACCAAACGGAGCCGGAAAGTCTTCGATATTCGAAGCCATTTCCTTTGCGCTGTTTGGAGAGGGTATAAGGTACGGAAGAAACGTTTATGATTATGTGAACACAGAATCTCCAGAAAGAAGAGCACAGTTGATCTTCCGTTTTGAACGTGGAGGCAAAAGATATGAAGTCCTGAGAGAAATAGAATCTGGTGTGAGAAAGAAACATTCTGCTGTCCTCGTTGAAGTGCTCGAAGAAGGAAAGAAAGCAAGACAGGCGGTGAAGGTGGATGATGTAAGAAAAAAAATCGAAGAGATACTGGGGGTGGACTCCAGAACCTTTACAAAAACGATCTTTCTCCCACAGGGAAAGATCGACGAACTTCTAAAATCAACCCCCGGTGAGATATCAAGAATCATATCGGATGTCTTTCTGGACGAGGACATCCTGAAAAGGCTGGAAGACACCCTCAACAAAAAGATGAACGAACTGAACCAGGAAACCTCAGGTTACGAAAGACTTCTTTCAGAGATCATCAGTTACCTCGACAGGTACAGACTGGAAGATTTGAAGAAAAAACTCTCAGATCTGTTGAGTGAAAAGAAAAGACTTCTGGATGAAGAAGAAAAACTTCGAGGTGAAGAAAAAAGGCTGTCTTATCTTGTTGAACGATACCGGGAGATAGTGGAAAAGAAAGAAAGGCTGAAAAAACTTCTTCAGGAGAAGACGCGGCTGGAAGAAGAAGTGAAACAGGAAAGGAAAATAAAGAAGGCAAAGGAACTCAAGCCCATCTTTGAAGAGTTGCGCATCAGAGAAAGCAATCTAAAACGCATTTCCGATGAGATAAACAGATATGTAGAGCGCCTCAGAAAACTTCAAACAGAAAGAGAAAACGCATCAAAAAGGCTTTTGCTGTACGAAGAGGATCTTTCGCGCAAGAAAGAACAGGCCGAGAAACTTCGCCGTGGGTTGGAAGAGGCTGAGGAAATATTGGAGAGATCACGACCGATTCTGGAAAAGATGATCAGAACGCTTGAATCCATAAGGCAAGCAGAAGAAGAGGTGGAAAAACTTCACAAAGATCTGGAAGAAAAGAAAAGAGAACTTCTCCGCATTGAAGGTATAGTTGAAGAGAAAAAAACTGTTCTTGAAGAAACAAAGAAGAGCCTTGCTGAGTTGAAGAAGAACCATCTTGCATGGCTGGTGTATCAAATAGCCTCACAACTGAATGATGGAGACACATGCCCGGTATGTGGTGGAGAGTACCACGGTAAGGCAAAGGCAGTTGACTTCGATCGTGAACAGTTTGAAGAGATGGAAAAGAGAAAGTCTTCTCTGGAAAGTGAAATTGTGATCCTTGAAGAGAGAAAGAAAAACCTTTCATCGGCCATCGAGGAAACAAAAGAATCTCTGATGATCAGAGAAAAAGATCTGAGTGAATTGAGAAAAGAAAAAGAAAAGATGGAAGAAGATCTCAACCGGCTTGGTTACAGAGAAGGAATGGAAAGAACCCTCAAAGAAAGAAGAAGAGCTGTCGAAGAACTCGAAAAAGAGTGCAGGATTCTTTCAGAGAAAATAATCTCAGAGAGAACAAAGATCGAGCAGTTTGACGATCAGATCAGAAATATAATGGATGAGATGAAAGCAAAAAGAAGAGAACTTGAAGATTCAAAGGCAGAACTGTCCCATCTGAAGGAAGATTTCATGAAAAGATTAGAAGACGCAGGCCTAAGCGTTGAAGAATTCAGGACACTGGTGAACGAAGAACCAAAGAACGCAGAAGACAGGCTGAAAGCCGTTGAAACAGAGATCCGTCTTCTCGAAGAAGACATCGAAAAAGAAAAGGATCTGAGCCCGGAAATACTGGAAGAACACAAAAAGATTCTGGATCATCTTGAGAAAATAAAAGAAAAACTCTCCGAGTTGAACAGAGAAGAGGGCAGCATACGACACATACTGGAAGAGGTGAAAGCAAAAGAGGAAAAGAGAAAGGAACTGGAAAGCAAACTGCTCGAGTTGAAAAAAAGGCTCGAAGACTTCGGACTTTTGAAGCGGCTTCTTTTCCGGAAAGATGAATTCTATTCGTATTTCACAGAAAAGGTGCTCGAAGCTGTTCTGAAGCGAACAAATTCCTATCTGGAAGTGCTGACAAACGGTCGATTCGAAATAGATTTTGTTTCTGGCAAAGGATTTGTTATATACGATAGAGGGACAGAGAGAATGGCAAGTGGACTCTCTGGAGGGGAAAGTTCCCTTATAGCGATCTCTCTTGCGATGTCTCTGGCAGAAGTTGCTTCCGGAAGGCTTGATGCGTTCTTCATAGACGAAGGCTTTTCAAGCCTCGACACAGAAAACAAAGCAAAAGTTGCCTCCGTTTTGAAAGAATTGAAGAAACTAAACAAGGTGATCGTTCTGATAACGCACGACAGGGAATTTTCGAATGCCTTCGAAAGAAAACTGAGAATAGAGGAAGGAGTTGTTGTGTCGAATGAATGA
- a CDS encoding ABC transporter ATP-binding protein, which yields MKKGESLGVVGKNSAGKTTLLKILATILKPDEGRLILFGKDALKDLKSVRKKIAFVPEFPSLLEELSVYENLMFFSQLKGAKVKDSLISDLMLEPFLNTIVQNASKGIKQRLAIAVALLGEPELVILDEPTSGLDVESATVVREMLKRLKEEGITIIVSSHIEEDIKSVCDRIFFINNGGRKL from the coding sequence GTGAAAAAAGGAGAGTCCCTCGGTGTTGTTGGGAAAAATTCGGCCGGTAAGACAACTCTTTTAAAGATCCTGGCGACCATCCTGAAACCGGACGAGGGAAGACTGATCCTCTTTGGAAAAGATGCCCTCAAGGATCTCAAGAGTGTCCGCAAGAAGATAGCCTTCGTTCCGGAGTTTCCCTCCCTCCTGGAGGAACTCTCCGTTTATGAGAACCTTATGTTCTTTTCTCAACTCAAGGGTGCCAAAGTGAAGGATTCGTTGATATCAGATCTCATGCTGGAACCCTTTTTGAACACGATCGTCCAGAACGCTTCGAAGGGGATAAAACAGAGACTGGCAATAGCGGTGGCGCTTCTTGGTGAACCTGAACTTGTGATTCTCGATGAACCCACCAGTGGACTGGATGTGGAATCTGCAACCGTTGTGAGAGAGATGCTGAAAAGGTTGAAAGAAGAAGGCATCACGATAATCGTTTCTTCACACATAGAGGAAGACATAAAAAGTGTGTGTGACAGGATATTCTTCATCAACAATGGAGGGAGAAAACTGTGA
- the gltA gene encoding NADPH-dependent glutamate synthase — protein sequence MSKKTPMREQSPDVRKRNFNEVALGYTLEEAVAEAQRCLQCPTHPCVSGCPVGIDIPGFIRELREGRLEESYRILKSYNNLPAVCGRVCPQEVQCEFRCVVGKMKDSEPVAIGRLERFVADWAAENLEEKVEESAGQRKEKVAIVGSGPAGLTAAADLAKIGYNVDVFEALHKPGGVLVYGIPEFRLPKRIVEREVNYIEKLGVRIFLNTVVGKTIKVKDLLEEYDAIFIGTGAGTPKFMGIPGTNLNGVYSANEFLTRVNLMKAYLFPDYDTPVRVGKRVAVIGAGNTAMDAARSALRLGAEKVYIVYRRTENEMPARREEYHHALEEGIEFLWLTLPVRYLGDANGNVEAMECVRMELKGVDRSGRPKPVPVEGSNFVLEIDMVIEAIGQGPNRVLLSEFPGLELNERGYIKTDRDTGATSVRGVFAGGDIVTGAATVIEAMGAGKRAAQFIHSYLSGEWDPWQK from the coding sequence ATGAGCAAAAAAACACCGATGAGAGAACAATCACCCGATGTGAGAAAGAGGAATTTCAACGAAGTCGCACTCGGCTACACGCTTGAAGAGGCTGTAGCGGAGGCGCAGAGGTGTCTTCAGTGTCCCACACATCCGTGCGTGTCTGGTTGTCCGGTGGGAATCGATATTCCAGGATTCATAAGAGAACTTCGCGAAGGAAGGCTCGAAGAATCCTACAGGATATTGAAGAGTTACAACAACCTCCCCGCTGTCTGTGGAAGGGTCTGTCCGCAGGAGGTTCAGTGTGAGTTCCGCTGTGTTGTGGGAAAGATGAAGGACAGCGAACCTGTTGCGATAGGAAGACTGGAAAGGTTCGTGGCAGACTGGGCAGCCGAAAACCTCGAAGAGAAAGTGGAAGAAAGTGCTGGCCAGAGAAAGGAGAAGGTCGCCATTGTGGGTTCTGGACCCGCCGGACTCACAGCGGCGGCAGACCTTGCAAAAATTGGATACAACGTCGATGTCTTCGAGGCACTCCACAAACCAGGAGGCGTTCTCGTCTATGGGATACCGGAGTTTCGTCTTCCAAAGAGGATCGTTGAAAGGGAAGTCAACTACATAGAAAAACTCGGTGTGAGAATCTTTCTGAACACCGTCGTTGGAAAAACCATAAAGGTCAAAGATCTCCTGGAAGAGTACGATGCCATCTTCATAGGAACCGGTGCGGGAACACCAAAGTTCATGGGAATTCCCGGAACGAATCTGAACGGTGTCTACTCCGCGAACGAGTTTCTCACCCGGGTCAACCTCATGAAAGCCTATCTCTTCCCAGATTACGACACACCGGTTCGTGTCGGAAAGAGAGTGGCCGTCATCGGTGCCGGAAACACCGCCATGGATGCAGCAAGAAGCGCTTTGAGACTTGGAGCCGAAAAGGTGTACATCGTCTACAGAAGAACAGAAAACGAAATGCCCGCAAGAAGGGAAGAGTACCACCATGCCCTTGAGGAGGGAATAGAGTTTCTCTGGCTGACCCTTCCTGTTCGCTACCTTGGAGATGCCAACGGAAACGTGGAGGCAATGGAATGCGTGAGAATGGAACTCAAGGGAGTGGACAGATCCGGAAGGCCAAAACCTGTTCCTGTGGAAGGGAGTAACTTCGTTCTCGAAATCGATATGGTGATAGAAGCGATAGGTCAGGGACCAAACAGGGTGCTCCTTTCTGAGTTTCCAGGTCTTGAACTGAACGAGCGTGGTTATATAAAAACAGACAGAGACACGGGGGCCACCAGTGTGAGGGGTGTCTTTGCAGGTGGAGACATAGTGACCGGTGCCGCAACGGTGATAGAGGCCATGGGAGCCGGAAAAAGGGCAGCACAGTTCATCCATTCTTATCTGTCGGGAGAATGGGATCCGTGGCAAAAGTGA
- a CDS encoding radical SAM protein, which translates to MTVDPSHTIPVSVTGTFCSLNCPHCEAHYLKHMISVEEIPVYVEKGYRSFLISGGMLPDGSIPFERYEDELQEYKKKYNLLYNFHVGFQKSQLARELANVVSMDFFGDTSVLKKIYRLDLTPEDILNISRFYRKVVFHITIGILGGQISHEEKALEILSKETDSIVLNVFIPTPNTPFGKYSPPDPKEILRIFKKARKLFKTVILGCMQPKGTYRKELQSIVKDLVDVVTKPVDGSGKFKGCCAFAISE; encoded by the coding sequence GTGACGGTCGATCCATCCCACACGATCCCTGTGAGTGTGACGGGAACGTTTTGCTCTCTGAACTGTCCTCACTGCGAAGCTCATTACCTGAAACACATGATCTCCGTTGAGGAGATACCAGTTTATGTGGAAAAAGGATACAGAAGTTTTCTGATAAGTGGTGGTATGCTTCCCGACGGTTCCATTCCTTTTGAGCGCTATGAAGATGAATTGCAAGAATACAAGAAGAAGTATAACCTTCTCTACAACTTCCATGTGGGTTTTCAGAAGTCTCAACTGGCAAGAGAACTTGCTAATGTGGTTTCCATGGATTTCTTCGGAGATACCAGCGTTTTAAAGAAAATCTATCGACTCGATCTTACACCTGAGGACATTCTGAACATTTCTCGTTTCTACAGGAAAGTGGTGTTTCACATCACAATAGGGATACTCGGTGGTCAGATCAGCCATGAGGAAAAAGCACTGGAGATCCTCTCGAAGGAAACAGATTCCATTGTTCTGAATGTTTTCATTCCAACACCGAACACTCCATTTGGCAAGTATTCCCCACCGGATCCAAAAGAAATTCTTCGCATCTTCAAAAAAGCAAGAAAATTGTTCAAAACAGTTATTCTAGGCTGTATGCAACCAAAGGGTACGTACAGGAAAGAACTTCAAAGCATCGTGAAAGACCTCGTCGATGTTGTGACAAAACCTGTCGATGGATCTGGAAAGTTCAAAGGCTGCTGTGCCTTTGCTATTTCAGAGTGA
- a CDS encoding bifunctional UDP-sugar hydrolase/5'-nucleotidase encodes MRRYLVLFLVLLLSVFLLGVRLTILHVNDTHGHAWTFDEYQNPGIGGLAAIATIVEEVKREVEEQGGYVIFLHAGDLNTGVPESDLQDAIPDIVGYNMIGLSAMAVGNHEFDNPRDVLLKQMKFADFPFLSANILKENGEPFFTPYILKDFGKLKVAIIGFTTEETTILEPLYLEDLKFENALKVAQKIAPELKNQADVVIALAHLDWGEPKKENITTTHQLAKVDGIDVVVAGHSHVLGSEVVDEKIIVSAGEYGKYVGRLDLDIEDGKIVAWHWQAIPVNLKAYRDGKYEYVGKPYLENRYVAKALEYFRKVGNEKLDTVIGETKIFLDGEREHVRSRNTNLTNLITDAMRWKVKADIALTNGEGIRASIKPGKITVRDILTVLPFGNTLYVLELTGEQIMKVLEYSATIPEGKGAFLQVSGLTWKSKDGKVVEVLVNGEPLDPKKTYRVVTNNYMAGGGDGYTMLKEWGGYDTGFLMSDAVIEYIQNVLNGVIEEYDNSQRYVRE; translated from the coding sequence ATGAGAAGGTATCTGGTACTGTTTCTTGTTCTTCTGCTCAGTGTGTTTCTCCTTGGTGTAAGACTCACCATTCTTCATGTAAACGACACCCACGGACATGCCTGGACGTTCGACGAATATCAAAATCCAGGAATAGGGGGACTCGCCGCTATTGCAACGATAGTAGAAGAGGTAAAAAGAGAAGTCGAAGAACAGGGAGGATACGTGATCTTCCTTCACGCAGGTGATTTGAACACAGGGGTTCCTGAATCCGACCTTCAGGATGCGATACCGGACATCGTGGGCTACAACATGATAGGACTTTCTGCCATGGCTGTGGGAAACCATGAATTCGACAATCCGAGGGACGTTCTTCTCAAGCAGATGAAGTTCGCTGATTTTCCGTTTCTTTCCGCAAACATCTTAAAGGAAAACGGAGAGCCGTTCTTCACACCGTACATACTCAAAGATTTTGGCAAATTAAAAGTCGCCATAATCGGTTTCACTACAGAGGAAACAACGATCCTTGAACCTCTTTATCTTGAGGATCTGAAGTTTGAAAACGCTCTGAAGGTGGCACAGAAGATAGCACCTGAACTGAAAAACCAGGCGGATGTTGTGATCGCCCTTGCCCATCTTGACTGGGGAGAACCAAAAAAGGAAAATATCACCACAACACACCAGCTGGCAAAAGTCGATGGAATAGACGTAGTTGTAGCAGGCCACAGTCATGTTCTCGGCTCTGAAGTGGTGGATGAAAAGATAATAGTTTCTGCGGGTGAATATGGGAAATACGTGGGAAGGCTTGATCTGGATATAGAGGATGGAAAGATCGTAGCATGGCACTGGCAGGCCATCCCCGTTAATTTGAAGGCGTACAGAGACGGAAAGTATGAATATGTTGGAAAACCCTATCTTGAGAACAGATACGTCGCGAAAGCGCTCGAATACTTCAGAAAAGTCGGCAACGAAAAACTCGATACTGTGATTGGAGAAACGAAGATCTTCCTTGACGGTGAAAGGGAACACGTGAGATCGAGAAATACAAATCTCACCAATCTCATAACAGATGCTATGAGATGGAAAGTGAAAGCAGACATAGCGCTCACAAACGGTGAAGGAATAAGAGCCTCTATAAAACCTGGAAAGATCACTGTGAGGGACATCCTCACAGTTCTCCCGTTTGGGAACACTCTTTATGTTCTGGAACTCACCGGTGAACAAATCATGAAAGTCCTTGAATACTCCGCCACAATACCTGAAGGAAAGGGAGCGTTCCTCCAGGTTTCTGGGCTTACATGGAAGAGCAAAGATGGAAAAGTCGTGGAAGTTCTGGTGAATGGAGAACCCCTGGATCCGAAAAAAACATACAGGGTCGTGACGAACAACTACATGGCAGGAGGAGGAGATGGCTATACAATGCTCAAAGAATGGGGAGGCTACGACACAGGCTTCCTCATGTCAGACGCTGTCATAGAATACATACAAAACGTTTTAAACGGTGTGATAGAAGAGTACGATAACTCACAGAGGTACGTCAGAGAATGA
- the folA gene encoding dihydrofolate reductase, whose amino-acid sequence MGSVAKVIFIFAMDLSGKIASSFSGWNSPEDRKHFREVTTEIGNVVMGRITFEEIGKPLPGRLNVVLTKNRKTSSDPSLVFFNGSPKDVVEFLEGKGYREVAVIGGRTVFTQFLREKLVDEMFITIEPYLFGRGVPFFSEFDGFFTLKLLEISKLNEKGTLFLKYSVEHSHR is encoded by the coding sequence ATGGGATCCGTGGCAAAAGTGATCTTCATCTTTGCCATGGATCTTTCCGGAAAGATCGCATCTTCGTTCAGCGGATGGAACTCCCCTGAGGACAGAAAGCACTTCAGAGAGGTCACCACAGAGATTGGAAACGTGGTGATGGGAAGGATCACTTTCGAGGAGATAGGAAAGCCCCTTCCAGGAAGACTGAACGTGGTTTTGACGAAAAACAGAAAGACCTCCAGCGATCCTTCCCTCGTCTTCTTCAACGGATCGCCAAAGGATGTGGTAGAATTCCTCGAAGGAAAAGGATACAGAGAGGTGGCCGTCATAGGGGGAAGGACTGTGTTCACTCAGTTTCTGAGAGAAAAACTGGTGGATGAAATGTTCATCACCATCGAACCTTACTTATTTGGAAGGGGAGTGCCTTTCTTCAGCGAGTTCGATGGTTTTTTCACTTTGAAACTTCTGGAGATATCGAAGTTGAACGAAAAGGGCACACTGTTTCTCAAATACTCCGTAGAACACTCGCACCGTTAG
- a CDS encoding sulfide/dihydroorotate dehydrogenase-like FAD/NAD-binding protein yields the protein MNEIVVKKRLAFDVFDFWVHSPSISKEAKPGQFVIIRLHEKGERIPLTVADTKPEEGLFRMVVKVVGKTTHELSLRKEGDTILDVVGPLGNPSEIRNYGRVLLVGGGVGIATLYPIAKALKNSGNEVVAVLGARTKDYLIMVDEFKEISEVFLVTDDGSAGMKGVVTDAMDRLFREGSFDVCWAIGPTIMMKFCTLKAMEYGVPIWVSLNPIMVDGTGMCGACRVTVSGQMKFACVDGPEFRGEEVDWDELLKRLAQYREQERISYERFLKTAGETK from the coding sequence GTGAACGAGATCGTGGTAAAAAAGCGTCTTGCGTTCGATGTTTTCGACTTCTGGGTTCACTCTCCTTCGATATCGAAAGAGGCAAAACCAGGACAGTTCGTCATCATCAGACTCCATGAAAAGGGAGAGAGGATTCCCCTGACTGTGGCCGACACAAAGCCTGAAGAAGGACTCTTCAGAATGGTCGTGAAGGTTGTGGGAAAGACCACCCACGAACTCTCTTTGAGAAAAGAGGGGGACACCATCCTGGATGTGGTAGGCCCTCTTGGAAACCCGAGTGAGATCAGAAATTATGGCAGAGTCCTTCTTGTTGGCGGTGGAGTGGGAATAGCCACACTCTATCCGATAGCGAAGGCTTTGAAGAACTCTGGAAACGAGGTAGTGGCCGTGCTTGGAGCCCGCACGAAGGATTATCTGATCATGGTGGATGAGTTCAAAGAAATCTCCGAGGTCTTCCTTGTAACGGACGACGGAAGTGCGGGCATGAAAGGTGTTGTCACCGATGCGATGGACAGACTCTTCAGGGAAGGATCTTTCGACGTCTGCTGGGCGATAGGCCCAACCATCATGATGAAGTTCTGTACTCTGAAAGCGATGGAGTACGGAGTTCCAATATGGGTCTCTCTCAACCCGATAATGGTCGATGGTACCGGTATGTGCGGTGCCTGCAGGGTGACGGTTTCGGGGCAGATGAAGTTTGCCTGCGTGGACGGACCGGAGTTCAGGGGAGAAGAAGTGGATTGGGATGAACTTCTGAAGAGACTTGCCCAGTACAGAGAACAGGAAAGGATATCCTACGAAAGATTCCTGAAAACGGCAGGTGAAACAAAATGA
- a CDS encoding bifunctional aspartate carbamoyltransferase catalytic subunit/aspartate carbamoyltransferase regulatory subunit: MKRDFLGRTLAVIEDLSVEEQMFLYEKTRELKKRWYSGEDVSDFRIRKRNVGIYIVFVEPSTRTKESFINAAKFHAGPNVKVNIFDSEHSSFNKQESYTDTFAMLTGYSDYSIFVVRTRLEGVCRLLERRISEFALRNGIEIPSFINAGDGKHEHPTQELLDEYTFLEQNNFDNSYIHLALVGDLLHGRTVHSKVNGLKIFKNVKVDLVAPEELMMPEHYIERMKKNGFEVRTFSSIEEYLNQKDVAKMWYFTRLQLERMGEDILEKVHLLREAVTFRKEFLEKLPEGVKFYHPLPRHKLYPTIPNFLDSLPLNGWETQARNGYWVRIVLLSMFGGAIEAPFDTSKKAPEKEEDFIIPAPIVHGTKGVQKDGKRGIKPIENGTVIDHIAKGKTPEEIYATIVKIRKILKLYDVDSADGIFRSSDGSFKGYISLPDRYLSKKEIKKLAAISPNTTVNIIKNSSVVEKYRIKLPPTIYGFEELRCKNENCITNPAHGENVSPSFVRDENGRFVCEYCETPHSFEEIWSI; the protein is encoded by the coding sequence TTGAAGAGAGACTTTCTTGGAAGAACACTCGCCGTCATAGAGGACCTGAGCGTTGAAGAGCAGATGTTTCTCTACGAGAAAACCAGGGAACTGAAAAAGCGATGGTACAGCGGAGAGGATGTGTCAGATTTCAGGATAAGAAAGAGAAACGTTGGTATATACATCGTTTTCGTCGAGCCAAGTACCAGAACAAAGGAGTCTTTCATAAACGCCGCTAAGTTTCATGCCGGGCCGAACGTGAAGGTGAACATCTTCGATTCTGAACACTCCTCCTTCAACAAACAGGAAAGTTACACCGATACCTTCGCCATGCTCACAGGATACAGTGATTATTCCATATTCGTGGTGAGGACAAGACTCGAGGGAGTCTGCAGACTCCTTGAAAGAAGGATCTCCGAGTTTGCTCTCAGAAACGGCATAGAGATACCGTCCTTCATAAACGCAGGAGATGGAAAACACGAGCATCCTACACAGGAACTTCTGGACGAGTACACGTTTTTAGAACAGAACAACTTCGACAACTCTTACATACACCTGGCACTCGTTGGGGATCTGCTCCATGGAAGAACAGTCCACTCGAAGGTGAACGGTTTGAAGATCTTCAAAAACGTGAAGGTGGATCTTGTGGCTCCTGAAGAACTCATGATGCCGGAGCACTACATCGAGAGAATGAAAAAGAACGGCTTTGAAGTCAGAACCTTTTCCTCGATCGAAGAGTATTTGAACCAGAAAGATGTGGCAAAGATGTGGTATTTCACACGGCTTCAACTCGAACGAATGGGTGAAGACATCCTTGAAAAGGTTCATCTTTTGCGGGAGGCTGTCACGTTCAGAAAAGAATTTCTTGAGAAACTACCAGAAGGTGTGAAGTTCTACCATCCCCTTCCACGACACAAACTGTATCCGACCATACCGAACTTTCTCGACTCTCTTCCTTTGAACGGCTGGGAAACGCAGGCAAGAAACGGATACTGGGTGAGGATAGTGCTTCTTTCCATGTTCGGTGGGGCTATTGAGGCTCCCTTCGATACGTCGAAAAAAGCACCGGAGAAGGAGGAAGATTTCATCATACCGGCTCCCATCGTGCACGGTACAAAGGGTGTTCAAAAAGACGGAAAGAGGGGAATAAAACCAATAGAAAATGGAACCGTGATAGATCACATCGCCAAAGGAAAAACACCTGAGGAGATCTACGCCACGATCGTCAAAATAAGGAAGATTTTGAAACTCTACGATGTGGACAGTGCGGATGGTATCTTCAGGTCGAGTGATGGTAGTTTCAAAGGATACATCAGTCTGCCCGACCGATATCTTTCCAAAAAGGAGATAAAGAAACTCGCAGCGATCTCTCCGAACACGACTGTGAACATCATAAAGAACAGTTCCGTTGTGGAAAAGTACAGAATAAAACTGCCACCCACCATATACGGTTTTGAAGAACTGCGGTGCAAAAACGAAAACTGCATCACAAATCCTGCACACGGTGAGAACGTGTCTCCCTCATTTGTGAGAGATGAAAACGGCCGATTTGTCTGTGAGTACTGTGAAACTCCCCACTCGTTCGAAGAGATATGGAGCATTTGA
- a CDS encoding HEAT repeat domain-containing protein, translating to MNEERRKKEELIERIIKEKGEEAFPKLIELLEDEDPEVKEIVAEVFYRFGDRAREFLFNEIQKRREKGFEKNDITNLYIVDILGDLGEKRMKNILYELMEKYDSEEALLVIYEALAKIGEGEVFLPELEYLMFEDSYRKELCEQVAMVLAHIPNERSLKILLRSLKSNEFSEDQKEFFRKAVEMILYKKPELASLIDENERRELGL from the coding sequence ATGAATGAGGAAAGGAGAAAAAAAGAAGAACTGATAGAGAGGATCATCAAAGAAAAGGGTGAAGAGGCTTTTCCAAAACTGATAGAACTACTGGAGGACGAGGATCCAGAGGTGAAAGAGATCGTCGCGGAGGTGTTCTACAGATTCGGAGACAGAGCGAGGGAATTTCTCTTCAACGAGATACAGAAAAGAAGAGAAAAGGGCTTTGAGAAGAACGACATCACGAACCTCTACATAGTGGATATCCTTGGAGATCTAGGAGAAAAGAGAATGAAAAACATCCTCTACGAACTCATGGAAAAATACGACTCAGAAGAGGCCCTGCTTGTGATATACGAAGCGCTGGCAAAGATAGGTGAGGGAGAGGTGTTCCTGCCGGAACTGGAGTACCTCATGTTCGAAGATTCCTACAGAAAAGAACTCTGCGAACAGGTGGCCATGGTCCTGGCACACATACCGAACGAGAGGTCTTTGAAGATACTCCTGAGGTCCCTGAAAAGCAACGAGTTTTCTGAAGATCAAAAAGAGTTCTTCAGAAAGGCAGTGGAGATGATACTGTACAAAAAGCCAGAACTTGCCTCACTCATAGACGAAAACGAAAGAAGGGAGTTGGGATTATAG